A region from the Neurospora crassa OR74A linkage group V, whole genome shotgun sequence genome encodes:
- the mld-1 gene encoding melanization defective-1, translating into MSPVFFCIHCGNKFTRKEHLERHIASHTGAKPWSCVHCFMPFNRQDLLRRHLTIYHSVSDDSDPIPPQTGRHKPDVACQPCHKAKCQCDKQKPTCGACQKKGITCVPRESRRVVKQETRARRSAAPQQPPPPAQVPLPAQPARDAQNQQEPIMKVSLETMIDGEAYQQERRASHIQQGLYQGTGPQSSLIPQIPLTGNLAPEVGLPNFYGFPNPSYGGFDGYGNPIQPFGPKPAHLGYQNDPSLNIPDLSPGSLNIPDLSPGSSTSIDTGFETLDEIPDMNGFSGYGEVVVNSNNHQSLAGEEGTEPWSWEINSLDVFGFL; encoded by the exons ATGTCTCCCGTGTTCTTTTGTATCCATTGCGGCAACAAGTTCACTCGCAAAGAACATCTAGAACGCCACATCGCTTCTC ATACTGGTGCGAAGCCTTGGTCATGCGTCCATTGCTTTATGCCATTCAACCGTCA GGATCTGCTCCGAAGACACCTGACGATTTACCATTCGGTCTCAGACGACTCGGACCCAATTCCACCCCAAACCGGTAGGCACAAGCCGGACGTGGCATGCCAGCCCTGTCACAAAGCCAAGTGCCAGTGCGATAAGCAGAAACCGACGTGTGGGGCGTGCCAAAAGAAGGGTATCACATGTGTCCCACGTGAGTCCAGGAGAGTAGTGAAGCAGGAGACCCGGGCCCGCCGTTCAGCCGCGCCGCaacaacctcctccgcccgcCCAAGTCCCTCTACCTGCTCAACCCGCACGAGATGCGCAAAACCAACAGGAACCAATCATGAAGGTTTCTCTTGAAACCATGATTGACGGCGAGGCATACCAGCAAGAGCGACGGGCATCACATATCCAGCAGGGTCTTTACCAAGGAACGGGACCACAGAGCTCGCTCATACCACAAATACCTTTGACTGGAAATTTGGCTCCTGAGGTCGGCTTACCAAATTTCTACGGTTTTCCCAATCCTAGCTACGGAGGTTTCGACGGTTACGGTAATCCGATCCAGCCGTTTGGTCCGAAGCCCGCGCATCTCGGTTATCAGAATGACCCTTCATTGAATATACCTGACTTGAGTCCGGGCTCGTTGAATATACCTGACTTGAGTCCGGGCTCATCTACCTCTATCGATACCGGCTTTGAGACGCTTGACGAAATCCCAGACATGAACGGATTTTCAGGTTATGGCGAGGTCGTAGTGAATAGCAACAACCACCAGTCACTTGCAGGCGAGGAGGGTACAGAACCTTGGTCTTGGGAAATAAATTCGCTCGACGTTTTTGGGTTCCTGTAA